One window from the genome of Campylobacter concisus encodes:
- a CDS encoding biotin--[acetyl-CoA-carboxylase] ligase — protein sequence MKVEFFQSLLSTQEFLIDALKNGEIKPPHMIVAYNQTKGVGSRGNSWEGLGGNLFMSFCISEDELPSDIPPPSISIYFSMLMREVLSELGSKCWLKWPNDFYVDERKIGGTLTNKVDEIYICGMGINLASAPENAGILDIKTSVDELVRGFISMLDKKILWKPIFSKFRIDFCKSKGFITHIANRAISLQDAEICDDGAILLNGEKVYSLR from the coding sequence TTGAAAGTAGAGTTTTTTCAAAGTCTGCTTTCAACACAGGAATTTTTGATAGACGCCCTAAAAAACGGCGAGATAAAGCCTCCGCACATGATCGTGGCGTACAATCAAACAAAAGGGGTCGGTAGCCGCGGCAACAGCTGGGAGGGACTTGGTGGAAATTTATTTATGTCGTTTTGTATAAGTGAAGATGAGCTGCCAAGCGACATACCTCCGCCCTCGATCTCGATATATTTTTCTATGCTGATGCGTGAAGTCTTGAGCGAACTTGGCTCAAAGTGCTGGTTAAAATGGCCAAATGACTTTTATGTGGACGAGCGCAAGATAGGTGGCACTTTAACAAATAAAGTAGATGAAATTTACATTTGTGGCATGGGGATAAATTTAGCTAGCGCGCCTGAAAATGCGGGCATTTTGGATATAAAAACTAGCGTAGATGAGCTAGTTCGGGGCTTTATTAGCATGCTTGATAAAAAGATTTTATGGAAGCCAATTTTTAGCAAATTTAGGATAGACTTTTGCAAGTCAAAAGGTTTTATTACGCATATTGCAAATAGAGCTATTTCGCTTCAGGATGCTGAAATTTGCGATGATGGAGCGATCTTACTAAATGGGGAAAAGGTATATTCTTTAAGATGA
- the thiD gene encoding bifunctional hydroxymethylpyrimidine kinase/phosphomethylpyrimidine kinase, giving the protein MKNALSIAGVDPSGGAGVLADIKVFIAHGVYAMGAITAVTAQNTKGIFGMQLVEPKLIEDQIKAIFDDIRVDVIKIGVVPSVEIIESVAKTLREIKNLPPVVLDPVMSCKNGDIWLEGAAKDAIVEELFPLASVITPNIFEAREILKRELKGESELKEACKELLKFGTKSVYLKCGEIEGKSLDIFYDGKEYEIFSDERIKTTATHGSGCSLSSAIASNLANGLSLKESVKNAHDYIFNAIKNAVIIGGGQNPVNHFYKFKV; this is encoded by the coding sequence ATGAAAAATGCACTAAGTATAGCAGGTGTTGATCCAAGCGGCGGAGCTGGAGTTTTAGCTGATATAAAGGTATTTATAGCACACGGCGTATATGCGATGGGAGCGATCACAGCGGTCACTGCTCAAAATACAAAGGGCATATTTGGCATGCAGTTAGTTGAGCCAAAGCTCATCGAGGATCAGATCAAGGCGATATTTGATGATATAAGAGTTGATGTGATAAAAATAGGCGTTGTCCCAAGCGTTGAGATCATCGAAAGTGTCGCAAAAACGTTAAGAGAGATCAAAAATTTACCGCCAGTCGTGCTTGATCCTGTTATGAGCTGTAAAAACGGCGACATCTGGCTAGAGGGCGCTGCAAAAGATGCGATCGTGGAGGAGCTTTTCCCACTTGCAAGCGTGATCACGCCAAATATCTTTGAGGCGCGCGAAATTTTAAAGCGTGAGCTAAAAGGCGAGAGCGAGCTAAAAGAGGCTTGCAAGGAGCTTTTGAAATTTGGCACAAAGAGCGTCTATCTAAAGTGTGGCGAGATAGAAGGCAAGTCGCTTGATATATTTTATGATGGCAAGGAATATGAAATTTTTAGCGATGAGCGTATAAAAACGACCGCAACTCACGGCTCAGGCTGCTCGCTATCAAGCGCGATCGCTTCAAATTTAGCAAATGGGCTTAGTCTAAAAGAAAGCGTGAAAAACGCGCATGATTATATCTTTAACGCTATCAAAAACGCGGTCATCATCGGTGGTGGACAAAATCCAGTAAATCACTTCTATAAATTTAAGGTGTGA
- the fmt gene encoding methionyl-tRNA formyltransferase, with protein MNVVFMGTPDYAVRILRHLKEAGFNIKAVFTQPDKPVGRKQILTPSEVKIYAQNELVGVPVFTPNTLKDEAVVNELKAFEPKFIVVAAYGKILPQRVLDVATCINLHASILPKYRGASPIQSAILAGEKQTGVTAMLMDAGLDTGDMLDFIYTSCESKMSSELFSELGELGGELIVKVLKNFENLKPQKQDESKASHCKKISKSDGLFSFDEEAGQIYNKFRALTPWPGIYLASGLKILSLELSEKSGKSGEILSVEKDHVVVACKGGAVKIYELQEPSKKPTNAKAYINGKRLSVGDKIE; from the coding sequence ATGAATGTAGTTTTTATGGGGACGCCTGATTATGCCGTTAGGATACTTAGGCACCTAAAAGAGGCTGGCTTTAACATAAAAGCGGTCTTTACTCAGCCTGATAAGCCAGTTGGCAGAAAGCAAATTTTAACCCCAAGCGAGGTCAAAATTTACGCGCAAAACGAGCTAGTAGGCGTGCCAGTTTTTACGCCAAATACGCTAAAAGATGAGGCGGTGGTTAACGAGCTAAAGGCGTTTGAGCCTAAATTTATCGTGGTGGCAGCTTACGGCAAAATTTTGCCACAACGTGTGCTTGATGTGGCGACTTGTATAAATTTACATGCTTCGATCTTGCCAAAATATAGAGGTGCAAGCCCCATACAAAGCGCGATCTTAGCTGGCGAGAAGCAAACTGGTGTCACAGCTATGCTAATGGACGCTGGCCTTGATACTGGCGATATGCTGGACTTCATCTACACGTCTTGTGAGAGCAAGATGTCAAGCGAGCTTTTTAGTGAGCTAGGCGAGCTAGGCGGCGAGCTAATCGTAAAAGTGCTTAAAAATTTTGAAAATTTAAAGCCACAAAAACAAGACGAGAGCAAGGCCTCGCACTGCAAAAAGATAAGCAAGAGCGACGGGCTTTTTAGCTTTGATGAAGAAGCGGGGCAAATTTATAATAAATTTCGTGCGCTCACACCTTGGCCGGGGATTTATCTGGCAAGCGGGCTAAAAATTTTATCGCTTGAACTAAGCGAAAAAAGTGGCAAAAGCGGAGAAATTTTAAGCGTAGAAAAGGACCACGTTGTGGTTGCTTGTAAGGGTGGGGCGGTCAAAATTTACGAGCTTCAAGAGCCAAGTAAAAAGCCAACAAACGCAAAAGCATATATAAATGGTAAGCGTCTTAGTGTTGGCGACAAGATAGAGTAA
- a CDS encoding GDP-mannose dehydrogenase — translation MKKIFCIMLFCFSAYSCDPADPVYMFLDYNDIDRDGMLNLDEWTACKVPPGLKIAPDLCTSEEFKRLDLDRSGKVSINELGSLIFQKIDWQEDPCASWLTGSKNVDQNKSR, via the coding sequence ATGAAGAAAATTTTTTGCATTATGCTATTTTGCTTCAGCGCATATAGCTGTGATCCAGCGGATCCGGTGTATATGTTTTTGGATTACAATGACATAGATCGTGACGGCATGCTAAATTTAGATGAGTGGACGGCTTGCAAGGTGCCACCAGGACTAAAAATAGCACCAGATCTATGCACTAGTGAGGAATTTAAAAGGCTGGATCTTGATCGTAGTGGCAAAGTTAGCATTAATGAGCTAGGAAGTTTGATATTTCAAAAGATTGACTGGCAAGAAGATCCATGCGCCTCTTGGCTGACTGGCAGTAAAAACGTAGATCAAAATAAAAGTCGATGA
- the obgE gene encoding GTPase ObgE codes for MFIDSARLTLSSGHGGAGAVSFRREKHVILGGPDGGDGGDGGDVYFVCDNNTHTLANYKGKKAMRASDGEAGMGKRMTGKKGESLELIVPPGTAVYDAQTNELLCDMVEEGQRTLFLKGGKGGLGNFHFKNSINQAPEYAQKGMPEESVEVRLELKLIADVGLVGFPNVGKSTLISAVSNAKPQIANYEFTTLTPKLGLVEVDEFSGFVMADIPGIIEGASDGRGLGVQFLKHIERNKILLFMIDSANYRSMSEQFSVLKEEVAKFSSVLASRDYAIAITRVDAAENLDENIKEFMKSINLEPKEVGKFIYKQDLYSFDAKKPYFVLSISSATNENIDELKFALLELLKKEL; via the coding sequence ATGTTTATAGATAGTGCAAGATTGACTCTAAGTTCGGGGCATGGTGGAGCTGGAGCTGTGAGTTTTCGCCGTGAAAAACACGTCATTTTAGGCGGCCCAGACGGCGGTGACGGCGGTGACGGCGGAGATGTCTATTTTGTCTGCGACAACAACACCCACACACTGGCAAACTACAAGGGCAAAAAGGCGATGAGAGCGAGCGACGGCGAGGCAGGCATGGGCAAAAGAATGACTGGCAAAAAGGGCGAGAGCCTAGAGCTTATCGTACCACCAGGAACGGCGGTCTATGACGCACAGACAAACGAGCTACTTTGCGACATGGTAGAAGAGGGGCAAAGGACGCTATTTTTAAAAGGTGGTAAGGGCGGACTTGGAAATTTTCACTTTAAAAACTCTATCAACCAAGCCCCAGAGTACGCTCAAAAGGGCATGCCAGAAGAGAGCGTAGAGGTTAGGCTCGAGCTAAAGCTGATAGCTGACGTGGGACTTGTTGGCTTTCCAAATGTCGGCAAATCAACCCTCATCTCAGCCGTTTCAAACGCCAAACCACAGATAGCAAACTACGAATTTACAACGCTTACGCCAAAGCTCGGACTTGTTGAAGTCGATGAGTTTAGTGGCTTTGTCATGGCTGACATCCCTGGTATCATCGAGGGAGCGAGCGACGGACGCGGCCTTGGCGTGCAGTTTTTAAAGCATATCGAGAGAAATAAAATTTTGCTTTTTATGATAGATAGTGCAAACTACAGAAGCATGAGCGAGCAGTTTAGCGTGTTAAAAGAGGAGGTCGCTAAATTTTCAAGTGTGCTTGCTAGCAGGGACTATGCTATCGCTATCACCAGAGTCGATGCGGCAGAAAATTTAGATGAAAATATAAAAGAATTTATGAAAAGTATAAATTTAGAGCCAAAAGAAGTTGGTAAATTTATCTATAAGCAAGACCTATACAGCTTTGACGCGAAAAAACCATACTTTGTTTTGTCGATCTCTTCAGCGACAAACGAGAACATCGACGAGCTTAAATTTGCACTGCTTGAGCTGCTAAAAAAAGAGCTTTGA
- the rpmA gene encoding 50S ribosomal protein L27 — MAHKKGQGSTQNNRDSIGRRLGVKKFGGEFVRAGNIIIRQRGTATHAGNNVGLGKDHTIFALVDGFVKFERLDKNRKKVSVYPAA, encoded by the coding sequence ATGGCACACAAAAAAGGTCAAGGTTCAACCCAAAATAACCGTGATAGTATCGGACGCCGATTAGGTGTTAAGAAATTTGGTGGCGAGTTCGTTCGTGCTGGAAATATAATCATCCGCCAAAGAGGAACAGCAACTCACGCTGGAAATAACGTAGGTCTTGGCAAAGATCACACTATTTTTGCATTAGTCGATGGCTTTGTAAAATTTGAAAGACTTGATAAAAACAGAAAAAAAGTATCTGTTTATCCAGCTGCATAA
- the rplU gene encoding 50S ribosomal protein L21: MSKYAIFKHGGKQYRVSEGEYLKLDHFSAEAKSTVEITEVLAVNDGEVKVGAPFVKGAKVVLEVVNEGKDKKVVIYKKRRRKDSKLKRGFRRQFTRVKVVSIAA; the protein is encoded by the coding sequence ATGTCAAAATACGCTATATTTAAGCATGGTGGTAAGCAGTATCGTGTTAGCGAGGGCGAATACCTTAAGCTAGATCACTTTAGTGCCGAAGCTAAATCAACCGTTGAGATTACAGAAGTTTTAGCTGTAAATGACGGCGAAGTAAAGGTAGGTGCGCCATTTGTGAAGGGTGCAAAAGTTGTTCTTGAGGTCGTTAATGAAGGCAAAGACAAAAAAGTAGTTATCTACAAAAAACGCAGACGTAAAGACTCAAAACTAAAACGCGGCTTTAGAAGACAATTTACACGTGTAAAAGTCGTAAGTATCGCAGCTTAA
- the flhB gene encoding flagellar biosynthesis protein FlhB, which produces MAGEDQEKTEEATPKKIEDAKKDGNVPKSQDLAGFVTLVIAIGVLLAMLNFMKEQIISLYIYYSKFIGQPLTLPTVKMIVVNTFARSLLMILPVCICVAIAGVIANVMQFGFIFTTKPIMPNFGKINPLKGLKNLFSMKKVIDSIKIVLKVSIVFSVGFYFFLQFIKELPHTLFFSMFDQLAWLKEKLIILVSVMLFILFVIGLIDLLIVRFQYFKDLRMSKQEIKDEYKQMEGDPQVKGRIRQAQMRAAKRRMMQNIPQADVVITNPTHYAVAIRYNKSRDEAPIILAKGVDFLALQIKKIAVENGVQIYENPPLARELYKICEVDDTIPAHLFRAVAEVLSFVYMSNKQKFKDKL; this is translated from the coding sequence ATGGCAGGCGAAGATCAGGAAAAAACCGAAGAAGCGACCCCCAAAAAGATAGAGGATGCCAAAAAGGATGGTAACGTCCCCAAAAGTCAGGATCTAGCCGGGTTCGTGACCCTTGTCATCGCTATTGGCGTACTACTTGCAATGCTAAATTTTATGAAAGAACAGATCATCTCACTTTATATCTATTACTCAAAATTTATCGGTCAGCCACTTACCTTGCCAACTGTAAAAATGATCGTCGTAAATACCTTTGCAAGGTCGCTTCTTATGATACTTCCGGTTTGTATCTGTGTGGCGATCGCTGGTGTCATCGCAAATGTAATGCAGTTTGGATTTATCTTTACCACAAAACCTATAATGCCAAATTTTGGCAAGATAAACCCGCTAAAAGGGCTAAAAAATTTATTTTCGATGAAAAAAGTGATAGATAGCATTAAGATCGTGCTAAAAGTTAGCATCGTCTTTAGTGTTGGATTTTATTTTTTCTTGCAGTTTATAAAGGAGCTACCGCACACGCTCTTTTTTTCTATGTTTGATCAGCTTGCTTGGCTAAAAGAAAAGCTCATTATCCTAGTTAGCGTTATGCTTTTTATACTTTTCGTGATCGGACTTATCGACCTTCTCATCGTGCGTTTTCAATACTTTAAAGACCTTCGTATGAGCAAGCAAGAGATAAAAGATGAGTATAAGCAAATGGAAGGAGATCCTCAGGTAAAAGGCAGAATTCGTCAAGCGCAAATGCGTGCAGCCAAGCGTCGAATGATGCAAAATATCCCACAAGCTGACGTAGTCATCACAAACCCTACTCACTACGCAGTGGCAATAAGATATAATAAAAGTCGCGACGAGGCGCCGATAATACTTGCAAAAGGCGTTGATTTTTTAGCACTGCAAATCAAAAAAATAGCCGTTGAAAATGGTGTGCAAATTTATGAAAATCCACCACTCGCAAGAGAGCTTTATAAAATTTGTGAAGTCGATGATACGATACCAGCACATCTTTTTAGAGCCGTGGCCGAAGTGCTAAGCTTCGTTTATATGAGCAATAAACAAAAATTTAAAGATAAGCTTTGA
- a CDS encoding anaerobic C4-dicarboxylate transporter: MDFLMNLSEGMQFAIQLLIVLICLFYGAKKGGIALGMLGGIGLIVLVFGFNIEPGKPAIDVMLTILAVVVASATLQASGGLDVMLQIAETILRKNPKYVSILAPFVTCTLTILCGTGHVVYTVLPIVYDIAIKNGIRPERPMAASSIASQMGIIASPVSVAVVTLTSFLINAKTHLAGFDGYLDLLKITIPSTFCGVLAVGIFSWFRGKDLDKDEVFQAKLQDPEFKKYVYGDSATLLGKKLPGYQWAAMWIFLGSILVVALLGYFKDLRPSWTTYKDATVVQVIANLPTEQKVLKTLKIKDASIQTEAAELKVANDKLNANQKAQSVKIIGKDANQTLTRTADGAVTYINEKGAKEEFQGAYINISNKQASSKSLSMVHVIQIFMLLTGAIILIFTPTDASKIGKNEIFRSGMIALVAVFGISWMAETMFAVHTPMMKEALGSIVKEHPWTYAVMLLIISKFVNSQAAALVAFVPLALNIDVNPAIILAFAPACYGYYILPTYPSDLAAIQFDRSGTTHIGKFVINHSFIIPGLIGVISSCIFGYIFATAFGYL; this comes from the coding sequence ATGGATTTTCTCATGAATTTAAGTGAAGGCATGCAGTTTGCTATCCAGCTTCTCATCGTCCTTATCTGTTTGTTCTACGGAGCTAAAAAAGGCGGTATCGCACTTGGTATGCTAGGCGGTATCGGTCTTATAGTCCTCGTTTTTGGATTTAATATCGAGCCTGGTAAGCCAGCAATTGATGTTATGCTAACTATCCTCGCTGTAGTTGTAGCAAGTGCTACGCTTCAAGCCAGCGGTGGCCTTGATGTTATGCTTCAAATAGCAGAAACTATACTTAGAAAAAATCCAAAATATGTAAGTATCTTGGCTCCATTTGTAACATGTACGCTTACTATTTTATGCGGTACTGGACACGTTGTTTATACCGTGCTTCCTATCGTTTATGATATCGCTATCAAAAATGGTATCCGCCCAGAGCGACCAATGGCAGCAAGCTCAATAGCTTCACAAATGGGTATCATAGCAAGTCCAGTTTCAGTTGCTGTTGTAACTCTTACAAGCTTTCTTATTAATGCTAAAACTCACTTAGCTGGCTTTGATGGGTATTTAGATCTTTTAAAGATTACGATTCCATCAACATTTTGCGGTGTTTTAGCGGTAGGAATTTTTAGCTGGTTTAGAGGTAAAGATCTTGACAAAGACGAGGTATTTCAAGCAAAGCTTCAAGATCCTGAGTTTAAAAAATATGTTTATGGCGATAGTGCGACACTTTTAGGCAAAAAGCTTCCTGGCTATCAATGGGCTGCGATGTGGATATTTTTAGGCTCTATTCTTGTAGTTGCGCTTCTTGGATATTTTAAAGATCTTCGTCCAAGCTGGACTACTTACAAAGATGCAACAGTCGTTCAAGTAATAGCCAATCTGCCAACTGAGCAAAAAGTCTTAAAAACCTTAAAAATAAAAGATGCTAGCATCCAAACAGAGGCGGCTGAGCTAAAAGTAGCAAACGATAAGCTAAATGCTAATCAAAAAGCTCAATCAGTCAAAATCATCGGTAAAGATGCAAATCAAACTCTTACTCGCACAGCTGATGGTGCAGTAACATATATAAATGAAAAAGGCGCAAAAGAAGAATTTCAAGGTGCTTACATCAATATAAGTAACAAACAAGCATCTTCAAAAAGCCTAAGCATGGTTCATGTTATCCAAATTTTCATGCTTTTAACAGGCGCTATCATTTTAATCTTTACACCAACAGATGCTAGCAAGATCGGTAAAAACGAGATATTTAGATCAGGCATGATCGCTCTTGTTGCAGTTTTTGGTATCTCTTGGATGGCTGAGACTATGTTTGCAGTGCATACTCCGATGATGAAAGAGGCGCTAGGAAGCATCGTAAAAGAGCACCCTTGGACTTATGCGGTTATGCTCTTGATTATCTCAAAATTTGTAAATTCTCAAGCTGCAGCCTTGGTTGCATTTGTGCCATTAGCTTTAAATATCGATGTTAATCCTGCTATCATTCTAGCTTTTGCGCCAGCTTGCTACGGATACTACATCCTACCAACATATCCAAGCGACCTTGCGGCTATCCAGTTTGATAGAAGCGGTACGACACATATTGGTAAATTTGTTATCAATCACAGCTTTATCATTCCAGGTCTTATTGGCGTTATATCCTCTTGTATATTTGGCTATATTTTTGCAACTGCTTTTGGATATCTATAA
- a CDS encoding energy transducer TonB, which produces MQSKQSLNKISNYSGLAVSLIVHGAAVYFLLSHNFDEIKIGEQKPIKIALNSFTPVPQVSAPQIAEQMLIPEPTPPAPPPPPEPPKPEPKPEPKPEPKKVEKPKREIKKVEPKKEQKIEPKPEPVIAQPVQPIVPPASANTNLPANNKSIAAAPVQNVTPELNLSNSQGDEDFTKVIIAVKRHKSYPNNARRMKHQGVVEVRFLLKQDGSIDELKVSKSSGFESLDNGALENIQRASSEFPKPKQDRYLRFPISYTLK; this is translated from the coding sequence TTGCAATCCAAACAATCTCTGAATAAAATTTCAAATTACAGCGGCTTAGCTGTTTCGCTTATAGTGCATGGAGCAGCAGTATATTTTTTGCTTTCACATAATTTTGATGAGATAAAAATAGGTGAGCAAAAACCGATAAAAATAGCTCTTAATTCATTTACTCCAGTGCCACAAGTCTCAGCACCTCAAATAGCGGAGCAAATGCTTATCCCAGAGCCAACTCCACCAGCTCCACCGCCACCACCAGAGCCACCAAAACCTGAACCAAAGCCAGAACCAAAACCTGAACCTAAAAAGGTGGAGAAACCAAAGCGTGAAATAAAAAAGGTAGAGCCTAAAAAAGAGCAAAAAATAGAGCCTAAGCCTGAACCGGTAATTGCTCAGCCAGTGCAGCCTATTGTACCGCCAGCTAGTGCAAATACAAATTTGCCAGCCAATAACAAGTCTATCGCTGCAGCTCCAGTTCAAAATGTAACACCTGAGCTAAATTTATCAAATTCACAAGGTGATGAAGATTTTACGAAGGTTATAATCGCAGTTAAGAGGCATAAAAGTTACCCAAATAATGCTAGACGTATGAAACATCAAGGAGTTGTAGAAGTTAGGTTTTTACTTAAGCAAGACGGCAGCATAGATGAACTTAAAGTTAGTAAAAGCTCTGGTTTTGAGTCGCTTGATAATGGTGCTTTAGAAAATATTCAAAGAGCAAGCTCTGAGTTTCCAAAGCCTAAACAAGATCGTTACCTTCGTTTCCCTATTTCGTATACATTAAAATAA
- the exbD gene encoding TonB system transport protein ExbD → MRLNKKDGLNIVPFIDIMLVLLAIVLSISTFIAQGKIAIDLPSANSAEQSKEDDKKVSVVIDKDNKFFIDDVEISENELKDKLNAVDIKTLIELKSDKNSKFDSFVKVIDILKEKGHENFAIQTISE, encoded by the coding sequence ATGCGTCTAAATAAAAAAGATGGGTTAAATATTGTCCCATTTATTGATATTATGCTTGTTTTGCTTGCTATCGTGCTTAGCATTTCGACTTTTATTGCTCAAGGCAAGATAGCTATTGATCTTCCAAGTGCAAACAGTGCTGAGCAAAGCAAAGAGGACGATAAAAAGGTAAGCGTAGTAATTGATAAGGATAATAAATTTTTTATAGATGATGTAGAAATTTCTGAGAACGAACTCAAAGATAAGCTAAATGCTGTTGATATAAAGACATTGATTGAACTAAAAAGCGATAAAAATTCGAAATTTGATAGCTTTGTTAAAGTAATTGATATATTAAAAGAGAAGGGCCACGAAAATTTTGCAATCCAAACAATCTCTGAATAA
- the exbB gene encoding TonB-system energizer ExbB: MELIKHHIDHVIIAILGIMSFFVLWYTIERIIFYSRVDIKGYKSIEALEEALTKNLTTLYIIYSNAPYVGLLGTVAGIMITFYDMGMAGGIDTKSIMVGLSLALKATAFGLLVAIPTLMIYNGFVRKVDVMLNRYKAENASK, encoded by the coding sequence ATGGAGCTAATTAAACATCACATTGATCATGTAATTATTGCGATTTTAGGCATTATGAGTTTTTTTGTACTTTGGTATACGATTGAGCGTATTATTTTTTATTCACGCGTTGATATAAAAGGCTACAAAAGTATCGAAGCGCTTGAAGAAGCACTAACCAAAAATTTAACCACGCTTTACATTATCTACTCAAATGCACCATATGTAGGACTTCTTGGTACAGTTGCTGGAATTATGATCACATTTTATGATATGGGTATGGCAGGTGGAATCGATACTAAAAGCATAATGGTCGGTCTCTCTCTTGCGCTAAAAGCAACTGCTTTTGGACTACTTGTGGCGATACCAACGCTTATGATCTACAATGGCTTTGTTAGAAAAGTAGATGTAATGCTAAATAGATACAAGGCTGAAAATGCGTCTAAATAA
- the waaF gene encoding lipopolysaccharide heptosyltransferase II, with translation MRVFIELPTWLGDAVMASAAIENLSKNAKNIVFFGSYVACELYKSHPKCEKVVIDNSKKQNSRYLSLIKTARKLGKFDIAISFRSSFASKFLLFFLKATQKFCFKKSSESLHQVQKYLNFIKQSLNLKEISNELKIYYEAKKSEQKLLVLNPGASYGSAKRWYPHYFAEVALHFKDEFDVKITGSKAELEICNEIEQILLQNGMKCENLAGKTSIKELCEVIGSIKNGIFLTNDSGPMHIAAAYKVPLVALFGPTKFKETSPWQDESAKIVHLNLECMPCMKRVCPIKTHACMKELTPKIVITEIELLRKKLNF, from the coding sequence GTGAGAGTGTTTATAGAGCTTCCAACTTGGCTTGGAGACGCTGTGATGGCGAGTGCGGCGATAGAAAATTTAAGCAAAAATGCTAAAAATATTGTATTTTTTGGCTCTTATGTGGCCTGTGAGCTTTACAAATCACATCCAAAGTGCGAAAAAGTAGTTATTGACAATAGTAAAAAGCAAAACTCAAGATATTTAAGCCTTATAAAAACAGCTAGAAAGCTTGGAAAATTTGATATCGCTATTAGTTTTAGAAGCTCGTTTGCTAGTAAATTTTTGCTATTTTTTCTAAAAGCAACGCAAAAATTTTGCTTTAAAAAGAGTAGCGAGAGCTTGCATCAGGTGCAAAAATATCTAAATTTCATAAAGCAAAGTCTAAATTTAAAAGAAATTTCAAACGAACTAAAAATTTATTATGAAGCTAAAAAAAGCGAGCAAAAGCTCCTCGTACTAAATCCAGGTGCTAGCTACGGAAGTGCTAAAAGGTGGTATCCACACTATTTTGCAGAGGTTGCACTGCACTTTAAAGATGAATTTGATGTAAAGATCACTGGCTCAAAAGCCGAGCTTGAGATTTGCAATGAAATAGAGCAAATACTCTTACAAAATGGTATGAAATGTGAAAATTTGGCTGGAAAAACAAGCATAAAAGAGCTTTGCGAGGTCATAGGCTCTATAAAAAATGGCATCTTTTTGACAAACGATAGTGGTCCTATGCATATCGCAGCTGCCTATAAAGTGCCGCTTGTGGCTCTTTTTGGACCGACTAAATTTAAAGAGACTAGTCCATGGCAAGACGAAAGTGCAAAGATAGTGCATTTAAATTTAGAGTGTATGCCATGTATGAAGCGAGTGTGTCCTATAAAAACACATGCCTGTATGAAGGAGCTTACGCCAAAAATAGTTATCACTGAAATAGAGCTGCTAAGAAAAAAATTAAATTTTTGA